A genomic stretch from Pseudomonas sp. MUP55 includes:
- a CDS encoding alpha-1,4-glucan--maltose-1-phosphate maltosyltransferase, protein MTAETRVPEHASLPLSQALLLPRIAIESTMPVIDGGEFAVKAVVGQRVNVTSKVFADGHDKLAVLVRWRPLGQEHWHSVVMTDVGNNGWEGAFTVTTQGPHEFCIEAWIDTFASFCYELRKKHEAGVPVSLELQEGRSLVLQAAERSDNELRDRLMLLHHELSGLLETEQVAQFLHEDSAHLMTQADHRAYLSVSTVYPIDVERERAQFASWYELFPRSITDDPARHGTFNDVHSRLSMIHDMGFDVLYFPPIHPIGRSHRKGKNNSLTAGPDDPGSPYAIGSEEGGHEAIHPQLGSREDFRRLVKAAADHGLEIALDFAIQCSQDHPWLKQHPGWFNWRPDGTIKYAENPPKKYQDIVNVDFYAADAIPSLWVELRDIVVGWVEEGVKTFRVDNPHTKPLPFWQWLISDVRAQYPEVIFLAEAFTTPAMMARLGKVGYSQSYTYFTWRNTKAELSEYFTQLNQSPWRECYRPNFFVNTPDINPAFLHESGRAGFLIRAALATMGSGLWGMYSGFELCESAPVPGKEEYLDSEKYEIRPRDFTAPGNIIAEIAQLNRIRRQNPALQTHLGLKLYNAWNDNILYFGKRSEDGSNFVLVAINLDPHNAQEAHFELPLWEMGLPDDAQTQGEDLMNGHRWTWYGKTQWTRLEPQMPFGIWRITAS, encoded by the coding sequence ACACGCTTCGTTGCCGTTGTCCCAAGCACTGCTGTTACCCAGGATCGCGATTGAAAGCACCATGCCTGTGATCGACGGCGGTGAGTTTGCCGTCAAGGCAGTGGTCGGTCAGCGGGTCAATGTGACCAGTAAAGTGTTCGCCGATGGCCACGACAAGCTGGCGGTGCTGGTGCGCTGGCGCCCGCTTGGGCAGGAACATTGGCACAGCGTGGTCATGACTGATGTGGGCAATAACGGCTGGGAAGGCGCGTTTACCGTCACCACCCAGGGGCCCCATGAGTTTTGCATCGAGGCCTGGATCGATACCTTCGCCAGCTTCTGCTATGAATTGCGCAAAAAACACGAAGCCGGGGTGCCCGTCAGCCTGGAACTGCAGGAAGGCCGCAGCCTGGTGCTGCAGGCCGCCGAGCGCAGTGACAACGAACTGCGCGACCGCCTGATGCTGCTGCACCACGAACTCTCCGGCTTGCTGGAAACCGAGCAGGTCGCGCAGTTTCTGCACGAAGACAGTGCACACCTGATGACCCAGGCGGACCACCGCGCCTATTTGAGCGTCAGCACCGTCTACCCGATTGACGTGGAACGCGAGCGCGCCCAGTTCGCCAGCTGGTACGAGCTGTTTCCCCGCTCGATTACCGACGATCCGGCCCGCCATGGCACGTTCAACGATGTGCACTCACGCCTTTCGATGATCCATGACATGGGCTTTGACGTGCTGTACTTCCCGCCGATCCATCCGATCGGGCGCAGCCACCGCAAGGGCAAGAACAACTCCCTGACCGCAGGCCCCGATGATCCCGGCAGCCCCTACGCGATTGGCAGCGAGGAGGGCGGGCACGAGGCGATCCACCCGCAACTGGGAAGCCGCGAGGATTTCCGTCGCCTGGTCAAGGCCGCCGCCGACCACGGCCTGGAAATCGCCCTGGACTTTGCCATCCAGTGCTCCCAGGACCATCCGTGGCTCAAGCAGCATCCGGGCTGGTTCAACTGGCGCCCGGACGGCACGATCAAATACGCGGAGAACCCGCCGAAGAAGTACCAGGACATCGTCAACGTCGACTTTTATGCGGCGGATGCGATCCCAAGTCTGTGGGTCGAACTGCGTGACATCGTCGTGGGCTGGGTGGAAGAGGGCGTGAAGACCTTTCGCGTCGATAATCCCCACACCAAGCCGCTGCCGTTCTGGCAGTGGTTGATCAGCGACGTGCGTGCCCAGTACCCGGAGGTGATCTTCCTGGCCGAAGCCTTTACCACCCCGGCCATGATGGCGCGCTTGGGTAAAGTCGGTTATTCCCAGAGCTACACCTATTTCACCTGGCGTAACACCAAGGCCGAGCTGAGTGAGTATTTCACCCAGTTGAACCAGTCGCCGTGGCGCGAATGCTACCGCCCGAATTTCTTCGTCAATACGCCGGACATCAACCCAGCCTTCTTGCATGAATCCGGTCGTGCGGGTTTTCTGATTCGCGCCGCGTTGGCCACCATGGGCTCGGGCTTGTGGGGCATGTACTCGGGCTTCGAGCTGTGCGAGTCGGCGCCAGTGCCGGGCAAAGAGGAATACCTGGACTCGGAGAAATACGAGATTCGCCCCCGCGATTTCACCGCGCCCGGCAACATCATTGCCGAGATCGCCCAGCTCAACCGCATCCGCCGGCAGAACCCGGCGTTGCAGACGCATCTGGGACTCAAGCTCTACAACGCCTGGAACGACAACATCCTGTACTTCGGCAAGCGCAGCGAGGACGGCAGCAATTTCGTGCTGGTGGCCATCAACCTCGACCCGCACAACGCCCAGGAAGCGCACTTCGAATTGCCGCTATGGGAGATGGGCTTGCCGGACGACGCCCAGACCCAGGGCGAAGACTTGATGAATGGCCATCGCTGGACCTGGTATGGCAAGACCCAATGGACACGCCTGGAGCCGCAGATGCCGTTTGGGATCTGGCGGATTACCGCTTCCTGA
- the treS gene encoding maltose alpha-D-glucosyltransferase, translated as MAKKPKAATFIKDPLWYKDAVIYQVHVKSYFDSNNDGIGDFPGLIAKLDYIADLGVNTIWLLPFYPSPRRDDGYDIAEYRGVHSDYGTMADARRFIAEAHKRGLRVITELVINHTSDQHPWFQRARKAKPGSAARDFYVWSDDDQKYDGTRIIFLDTEKSNWTWDPVAGQYFWHRFYSHQPDLNFDNPQVMKAVLSVMRYWLDLGIDGLRLDAIPYLIERDGTNNENLAETHDVLKQIRAEIDAHYPDRMLLAEANQWPEDTQLYFGERKGDDGDECHMAFHFPLMPRMYMALAQEDRFPITDILRQTPEIPANCQWAIFLRNHDELTLEMVTDKERDYLWNYYAADRRARINLGIRRRLAPLMERDRRRVELLNSLLLSMPGTPTLYYGDEIGMGDNIYLGDRDGVRTPMQWSIDRNGGFSRADPASLVLPPIMDAQYGYQSVNVETQAQDPHSLLNWTRRMLAVRKQSKAFGRGSLKMLSPANRRILAYTREYTAEDGHTEIILCVANVSRSAQAAELDLSGFAGMVPVEMLGGNAFPPIGQLNFLLTLAPYGFYWFVLAAENQMPSWHVEPAQSIPDFTTLVLKKRMEELLEEPCRTTLEHTSLPAWLPKRRWFAGKDATIDSVKIAYGVRFGDPQHPVLLSEIDVTSAGQTSRYQLPFGFLGEDQLTTALPQQLAMARVRRSRQVGLVTDAFSLEPFVRAVIQNLQAGTVLNCSEGDLRFEATPHLAALQLTDEAPVRYLSAEQSNSSVVVGESLVLKLIRKVSTGVHPELEMSAYLTEAAYPNISPLMGSMSRRDAQGEDNLLMIAQGYLSNQGDAWSWTQNNLERAIRDELAEAISEQEQHYNALGELADFAGLLGQRLGEMHVVLGAPTQNTDFKPEVTSVKDTQAWAKDVGAQIQRALQLLKLNQSQLNPADQALVSELLAQEKAIGAHVKALAKATQGGLRIRVHGDLHLGQVLVVKGDAYLIDFEGEPARPLHERRGKHSPYKDVSGVLRSFDYAAAMALNVQAVDHSPEADAARRRVTERYLSEARQAFTQAYQAATATLAHDWQDANGQGAALTLFSLEKAAYEVAYEAENRPSWLPVPLQGLHGLLSGLTPESKTARGGETS; from the coding sequence ATGGCGAAAAAACCCAAGGCAGCCACCTTTATCAAAGACCCGCTCTGGTACAAGGACGCGGTGATTTACCAGGTGCACGTCAAATCCTATTTCGACTCCAACAACGACGGCATTGGTGACTTTCCCGGGCTGATCGCCAAGCTCGACTACATCGCCGACCTTGGCGTGAACACCATCTGGCTGCTGCCGTTCTACCCATCGCCACGCCGCGACGACGGCTACGACATCGCCGAATACCGTGGCGTGCACAGCGACTACGGGACCATGGCCGACGCCAGGCGCTTCATCGCCGAGGCGCACAAACGCGGGCTGCGGGTGATCACCGAGCTGGTAATCAACCACACCTCCGACCAGCACCCCTGGTTCCAGCGCGCGCGCAAGGCCAAGCCGGGATCGGCGGCGCGAGACTTCTATGTCTGGTCCGATGATGACCAGAAATACGACGGCACGCGGATCATCTTCCTCGACACCGAGAAGTCCAACTGGACCTGGGACCCCGTGGCCGGCCAGTACTTCTGGCACCGCTTCTATTCGCACCAGCCCGACCTCAACTTCGACAACCCGCAGGTGATGAAAGCGGTGCTGTCGGTGATGCGCTACTGGCTCGACCTGGGCATCGACGGCCTGCGCCTGGATGCGATTCCCTACCTGATCGAGCGTGACGGCACCAACAACGAGAACCTTGCCGAAACCCACGACGTGCTCAAGCAGATTCGCGCCGAAATCGACGCGCATTACCCGGACCGCATGTTACTGGCCGAAGCCAACCAATGGCCGGAAGACACCCAGCTCTACTTCGGCGAACGCAAAGGTGACGACGGCGATGAATGCCATATGGCTTTCCACTTCCCGTTGATGCCGCGCATGTACATGGCGCTGGCTCAGGAAGATCGCTTTCCCATCACTGACATCCTGCGCCAGACCCCGGAAATCCCGGCCAATTGCCAGTGGGCGATCTTCCTGCGCAACCACGATGAACTGACCCTGGAAATGGTCACCGACAAAGAGCGCGATTACCTGTGGAACTACTACGCCGCCGACCGCCGCGCGCGTATCAACCTGGGCATTCGGCGCCGCCTGGCGCCGCTGATGGAGCGTGACCGGCGCCGCGTCGAATTGCTCAACAGCCTGTTGCTGTCGATGCCCGGCACGCCGACCCTCTACTACGGCGACGAAATCGGCATGGGCGACAATATTTACCTGGGCGACCGCGACGGCGTGCGCACGCCGATGCAGTGGTCCATCGACCGCAACGGCGGTTTCTCCCGCGCCGACCCGGCCAGCCTGGTGTTGCCGCCGATCATGGACGCGCAATACGGCTATCAGTCGGTCAACGTCGAGACCCAGGCCCAGGACCCGCATTCACTGCTCAACTGGACGCGGCGCATGCTCGCGGTGCGCAAGCAATCCAAGGCGTTCGGCCGTGGCAGCCTGAAAATGCTCTCGCCCGCCAATCGCCGCATCCTCGCGTATACCCGCGAATACACCGCAGAAGACGGCCACACCGAAATCATCCTGTGCGTGGCCAACGTGTCGCGCAGCGCCCAGGCCGCAGAGCTGGACCTGTCGGGCTTTGCCGGCATGGTGCCGGTGGAGATGCTGGGCGGTAACGCGTTCCCGCCTATTGGCCAGCTCAATTTCCTGCTGACCCTGGCGCCCTATGGCTTTTATTGGTTTGTGCTGGCCGCGGAAAACCAGATGCCCAGCTGGCATGTGGAACCGGCCCAGAGCATTCCTGACTTCACGACATTGGTGTTGAAAAAACGTATGGAAGAATTATTGGAAGAGCCTTGCCGCACGACCCTGGAACACACTTCGCTGCCGGCCTGGCTGCCCAAGCGCCGTTGGTTCGCGGGTAAAGACGCCACGATCGACAGCGTGAAAATCGCCTACGGCGTGCGCTTCGGCGACCCGCAGCACCCTGTGCTGCTCAGCGAAATCGACGTCACCAGCGCAGGGCAGACCAGCCGTTATCAGCTGCCCTTCGGTTTCCTCGGCGAAGACCAACTCACCACGGCCTTGCCCCAGCAACTGGCAATGGCCCGTGTACGCCGCAGCCGCCAGGTTGGGCTGGTGACCGACGCGTTCAGCCTTGAGCCCTTCGTGCGTGCGGTGATCCAGAACCTGCAGGCCGGCACCGTGCTCAACTGCAGCGAGGGTGATTTGCGCTTTGAGGCAACCCCGCATTTGGCCGCCTTGCAACTGACGGACGAAGCGCCGGTGCGCTACCTGTCTGCCGAGCAGTCCAACAGTTCGGTGGTCGTGGGCGAGAGCCTGGTGCTCAAGCTGATCCGCAAAGTCAGCACCGGGGTGCACCCGGAGCTGGAAATGAGCGCCTACCTCACCGAAGCCGCTTACCCGAATATTTCTCCGCTGATGGGGTCGATGAGCCGGCGCGACGCCCAGGGCGAGGACAACCTGCTGATGATCGCCCAGGGCTATCTGAGCAACCAGGGCGATGCCTGGAGCTGGACCCAGAACAACCTCGAACGCGCGATTCGCGACGAACTGGCCGAAGCGATCTCCGAACAGGAACAGCATTACAACGCCCTGGGCGAACTGGCCGACTTTGCCGGCCTGCTCGGCCAGCGTCTGGGTGAGATGCATGTGGTGTTGGGTGCACCCACCCAGAACACGGACTTCAAGCCCGAAGTGACCTCAGTCAAGGACACCCAGGCCTGGGCCAAGGATGTGGGCGCGCAGATCCAGCGGGCCTTGCAGTTGCTCAAACTAAATCAAAGCCAGTTGAACCCCGCCGATCAGGCGCTGGTCAGTGAACTACTGGCGCAGGAAAAAGCCATCGGCGCGCACGTCAAGGCGTTGGCGAAAGCCACGCAGGGCGGGTTGCGAATTCGCGTCCACGGTGACTTGCACCTGGGCCAGGTATTGGTGGTCAAGGGCGATGCCTATTTGATCGACTTTGAAGGTGAACCGGCGCGTCCGCTGCATGAACGGCGCGGCAAGCACAGCCCGTACAAGGATGTGAGCGGTGTGTTGCGCTCCTTCGATTACGCGGCGGCCATGGCGCTGAATGTACAAGCAGTTGACCATTCGCCGGAAGCGGATGCCGCCCGTCGACGCGTGACCGAGCGTTACCTGAGTGAAGCCCGCCAGGCATTTACCCAGGCTTATCAGGCAGCGACGGCTACACTGGCGCATGACTGGCAGGATGCCAACGGCCAGGGTGCTGCGCTGACATTATTCAGCCTGGAGAAGGCCGCGTATGAAGTGGCCTACGAAGCGGAAAATCGCCCGAGCTGGTTGCCGGTGCCCTTGCAAGGGCTGCACGGTTTGCTCAGCGGGCTTACACCTGAATCGAAAACTGCACGCGGTGGGGAGACGTCATGA
- the glgB gene encoding 1,4-alpha-glucan branching protein GlgB — protein sequence MSFTHREPLQPKLTAMPASKDVDALVRAEHHDPFSVLGPHDDEQGGQFIRAFLPEALSVQVLARDSGEPIGSLDATQVPGLFVGHFGTRQNYLLKIQWAGGEQITEDPYSFSQLLLGEMDLYLFAEGNHRDLGNCLGAQVTTVDGVQGVRFAVWAPNARRVSVVGDFNVWDGRRHPMRLRHPSGVWEIFIPRLQPGAAYKYEILGAHGILPLKADPVALATQLPPDTASKVAAPLQVDWQDHEWMQARGDKQKSTAPLSIYELHVGSWQCELDEAGEVARQYGWRELAERLIPYVQQLGFTHIELMPIMEHPFGGSWGYQALSQFAPSARFGSPEDFAYFVNACHQADIGVILDWVPAHFPTDTHGLAQFDGTALYEYANPLEGFHQDWDTLIYNLGRTEVHGFMLASALHWLKHFHVDGLRVDAVASMLYRDYSRKAGEWVPNRHGGRENLEAIEFLRHLNDVVALEAPGALVIAEESTAWPGVSQSTQQGGLGFNYKWNMGWMHDSLHYIQQDPVYRAHHHNELSFGLVYAWSERFILPISHDEVVHGKHSLIDKMPGDRWQKFANLRAYLSFMWMHPGKKLLFMGCEFGQWREWNHDQQLDWYLLQYPEHRGVQKLVGDLNRLYREEPALHEQDDAPQGFQWLIGDDAINSVYAWLRWSKDGKPVLVVANFTPVPREAYAVGVPFAGRWSEVINSDADMYAGSNYGNGGAVQTLDEPRHGQPVSLSLNLPPLGVLILRPEAG from the coding sequence ATGAGTTTTACGCATAGAGAACCGCTGCAGCCCAAGTTGACTGCAATGCCGGCGTCCAAGGACGTCGACGCGCTGGTGCGCGCCGAGCACCACGATCCATTCTCGGTCCTTGGGCCGCACGACGACGAGCAGGGCGGGCAATTTATCCGCGCGTTCCTGCCCGAAGCGCTGAGCGTCCAGGTGCTGGCACGTGACAGTGGCGAGCCGATCGGCAGCCTCGACGCCACCCAGGTGCCGGGGCTGTTCGTGGGGCACTTCGGCACGCGCCAGAATTACCTGTTGAAGATCCAGTGGGCCGGCGGTGAGCAGATCACCGAAGACCCTTACAGCTTCAGCCAATTGCTGCTGGGGGAAATGGACCTGTACCTGTTTGCCGAAGGCAACCACCGCGACCTGGGCAATTGCCTGGGCGCTCAGGTGACCACGGTGGACGGTGTGCAGGGCGTGCGCTTTGCCGTCTGGGCACCGAATGCCCGACGGGTGTCGGTGGTGGGCGACTTCAACGTCTGGGACGGTCGCCGGCATCCGATGCGCTTGCGTCATCCGTCGGGCGTGTGGGAGATCTTTATTCCGCGCCTGCAACCGGGCGCGGCCTACAAGTACGAAATTCTCGGCGCCCATGGGATCCTGCCGCTCAAGGCCGACCCGGTCGCCCTGGCCACCCAACTGCCGCCGGACACCGCTTCGAAGGTTGCCGCGCCGTTGCAGGTGGACTGGCAGGACCATGAGTGGATGCAGGCGCGCGGTGACAAGCAGAAATCCACCGCGCCGCTGTCGATCTATGAGTTGCACGTCGGTTCCTGGCAATGCGAACTCGACGAGGCCGGCGAAGTGGCGCGCCAGTACGGTTGGCGCGAACTGGCCGAGCGCCTGATTCCCTACGTGCAGCAACTGGGCTTCACGCACATCGAGCTGATGCCGATCATGGAGCACCCCTTCGGCGGTTCCTGGGGCTATCAAGCCTTGTCGCAGTTCGCGCCGAGTGCACGTTTTGGCTCGCCGGAAGATTTCGCGTATTTCGTCAACGCCTGCCATCAGGCCGATATTGGCGTGATCCTCGACTGGGTACCGGCGCATTTCCCGACCGACACCCACGGCCTGGCGCAATTCGACGGTACCGCGTTGTACGAATACGCCAACCCGCTGGAAGGTTTCCACCAGGATTGGGACACGCTGATCTACAACCTGGGCCGCACCGAAGTGCACGGTTTCATGCTCGCCTCGGCGTTGCACTGGCTCAAGCACTTTCACGTCGACGGCCTGCGCGTGGATGCGGTGGCGTCGATGCTGTACCGCGACTACTCGCGCAAAGCCGGCGAGTGGGTGCCCAACCGTCACGGTGGCCGCGAGAACCTGGAAGCCATCGAGTTTCTGCGCCACTTGAACGACGTGGTAGCCCTGGAGGCGCCGGGTGCCCTGGTGATCGCCGAGGAATCCACGGCGTGGCCGGGCGTCAGCCAAAGCACCCAGCAAGGTGGCCTGGGCTTTAACTACAAGTGGAACATGGGCTGGATGCATGACTCGCTGCATTACATCCAGCAAGACCCGGTGTACCGCGCCCATCACCACAACGAGCTGAGTTTTGGCCTGGTGTACGCCTGGTCCGAGCGGTTTATCCTGCCGATTTCCCATGATGAAGTGGTGCACGGCAAGCACTCGCTGATCGACAAGATGCCCGGCGACCGCTGGCAGAAATTCGCCAACCTGCGTGCCTACCTGAGCTTCATGTGGATGCACCCGGGCAAGAAGCTGCTGTTCATGGGCTGCGAATTCGGCCAATGGCGGGAGTGGAACCACGACCAGCAACTGGACTGGTACCTGCTGCAATACCCCGAGCACCGTGGGGTGCAGAAGCTGGTGGGCGACTTGAACCGCCTGTACCGCGAGGAACCGGCGCTGCATGAGCAGGATGATGCGCCTCAGGGCTTCCAGTGGCTGATTGGCGACGACGCGATCAACAGCGTCTATGCCTGGCTGCGCTGGAGCAAGGACGGCAAGCCGGTGCTGGTGGTCGCCAACTTCACCCCGGTGCCGCGTGAGGCGTACGCCGTCGGCGTACCGTTTGCCGGGCGCTGGAGCGAGGTGATCAACAGTGACGCCGACATGTATGCCGGGTCCAACTACGGTAATGGCGGCGCGGTGCAGACCCTGGATGAACCGCGCCATGGGCAGCCGGTATCCCTGTCGTTGAACCTGCCGCCGTTGGGGGTGCTGATTCTGCGGCCTGAGGCGGGTTAA